The bacterium genome includes a window with the following:
- a CDS encoding NAD-dependent epimerase/dehydratase family protein, giving the protein MGTKVLITGVAGFIGSNLSKMLLNKGFDIIGIDNLSSGTLENIPSGVDFHQLDIRAKDIYPLFKEVDTVFHLAAKNCLLDCFNNPLETSDINVTGTVNVLEAAKQAKVRKFIYADTSAEYEGILDFPSKVDTVCPIGTYAISKSAGLSFCKNYQKFWDMNITILRYFNVYGPVQDWRRVIPPVMSSFIIKLLKGENPIIYGTGEKRRDFIYVDDVNEFHILSMQNPATDGNIYNVGSGVNHSVNEVFEIIEGILKTGLKPIYKDDLPGEAEVTLADISESIKLGWKPEIEIEEGIKRSIEYIREKVLQ; this is encoded by the coding sequence ATGGGAACAAAGGTATTAATTACGGGAGTAGCAGGTTTTATTGGAAGCAATCTATCAAAGATGCTATTAAATAAAGGCTTTGATATTATTGGTATTGATAATCTCTCTTCAGGCACTCTGGAAAATATTCCTTCAGGAGTTGATTTCCATCAGTTAGATATAAGAGCGAAGGATATTTATCCACTTTTTAAAGAGGTTGATACGGTCTTTCACTTAGCCGCAAAGAATTGTTTGCTTGATTGTTTTAACAATCCATTAGAGACGAGTGATATTAATGTAACCGGGACAGTGAATGTTTTAGAGGCGGCAAAACAAGCAAAGGTGCGGAAATTTATTTACGCTGACACATCGGCAGAGTATGAAGGCATACTTGATTTTCCATCAAAAGTAGATACTGTATGTCCTATTGGCACTTATGCCATAAGTAAATCTGCAGGACTTTCTTTCTGCAAAAATTACCAAAAATTCTGGGATATGAATATTACAATCTTGCGGTATTTTAATGTCTATGGACCTGTCCAGGACTGGCGTAGAGTGATTCCACCTGTGATGAGTAGCTTTATCATTAAATTATTAAAAGGTGAAAATCCTATTATTTACGGCACTGGCGAGAAACGACGAGATTTTATCTATGTAGATGATGTAAATGAATTTCATATCTTATCGATGCAAAATCCAGCTACAGATGGTAATATTTATAATGTTGGTTCCGGGGTGAATCATTCTGTAAATGAAGTTTTTGAGATAATTGAAGGAATATTGAAAACGGGATTAAAACCAATTTATAAAGATGATCTCCCAGGAGAGGCGGAGGTAACCCTTGCCGATATATCAGAATCTATTAAATTAGGTTGGAAACCCGAAATAGAGATAGAAGAAGGTATAAAAAGGTCTATTGAATATATTCGAGAAAAGGTGCTTCAATAG
- a CDS encoding nucleotidyltransferase family protein, with product MKAIILAAGKSTRLKPVVHSVPKPMVQINGKPILEHIILLLKHYGLVEIYINLHHLPHIIKDYFGDGHHLEVNIVYNFEPEILGTAGGVKGFERYIGSSDFMVIYGDNYFDYDLNKIINYHYKKKGLGTIVFYEKEDVRLSGVAVLNKKKRIIRFIEKPKPTEVCSHLVNTGIYVFNHEIFDYIPPNSFLDFGKNIFPELIKKNKPIYGIVMEGRLIAVDTPYLYQSAIKGNQ from the coding sequence ATGAAAGCGATAATCCTTGCGGCTGGTAAAAGTACAAGATTAAAACCTGTAGTCCATTCAGTTCCAAAACCTATGGTGCAAATCAATGGGAAACCAATTTTGGAACACATAATTTTATTGCTAAAACATTATGGCTTAGTAGAAATTTACATTAATCTCCATCATCTACCTCATATTATAAAAGATTACTTTGGAGATGGACATCACCTGGAGGTTAATATTGTCTATAACTTTGAACCAGAAATTTTAGGAACGGCAGGTGGGGTTAAAGGCTTTGAAAGATATATTGGGTCTTCAGACTTTATGGTTATTTATGGTGATAATTATTTTGATTATGATTTGAACAAAATTATCAACTACCATTACAAAAAAAAGGGATTAGGCACGATTGTTTTTTATGAAAAAGAGGATGTCCGTTTAAGTGGCGTTGCAGTGTTAAATAAGAAAAAGAGAATTATCCGATTCATTGAAAAGCCAAAACCAACTGAGGTTTGTAGCCATTTAGTTAATACAGGAATTTATGTCTTTAATCATGAGATTTTTGATTATATCCCGCCAAACTCTTTTTTAGACTTTGGCAAAAATATCTTTCCTGAACTCATTAAAAAAAATAAACCCATTTATGGGATTGTTATGGAAGGGAGGTTAATTGCAGTAGATACACCTTATCTGTATCAATCTGCTATAAAAGGAAACCAATGA
- a CDS encoding galactokinase → MIITRTPFRITLGGGGTDLPAYYSQYGGFIFAAGIDKYMFINLNRPIVDDLIRLKYSKTELVNHRDEVQHEIVREALRMMAIDNAIEIVSMADVPAGTGLGSSSCYAVGLLNALRTMKRDYISLQELAEEACHLELDLLKKPIGKQDQYMAAFGGLTVLEIAKDGKVTVSKANVSDTVIDDLQRNMLLFYTGTSRSSLDILSEQSKSAKEDKKVVVDSLHYIKESGYKILEYIQSGNLTDFGLALDKHWETKKKLSNKITNPRFDELYDLAKENGALGGKISGAGGGGFFLFYTETKHTQLRNALTKAGLREMRYKFAFEGTKVLVNFMND, encoded by the coding sequence ATGATTATTACCAGAACACCGTTTAGAATTACTCTTGGAGGAGGGGGGACAGACCTGCCTGCTTACTATTCTCAATATGGAGGTTTTATCTTTGCCGCAGGTATTGATAAGTATATGTTTATAAACCTCAATCGTCCTATAGTCGATGATTTAATTCGACTTAAATACTCCAAAACAGAGTTGGTGAATCATCGTGATGAAGTGCAACATGAAATTGTCCGTGAGGCATTAAGAATGATGGCGATTGATAATGCTATTGAGATTGTTTCTATGGCGGATGTTCCTGCAGGGACAGGATTAGGGTCTTCAAGCTGTTATGCTGTAGGCTTACTTAATGCACTTCGGACAATGAAGCGAGATTATATCTCTTTACAGGAATTGGCAGAAGAGGCTTGCCACTTAGAACTTGACCTCCTTAAAAAACCTATTGGTAAGCAAGACCAGTATATGGCGGCTTTTGGTGGTTTGACCGTTCTTGAGATTGCAAAGGATGGTAAAGTCACGGTTTCAAAAGCTAATGTCTCGGATACGGTAATTGATGATTTACAACGGAATATGCTTCTATTTTATACAGGAACTTCAAGATCCAGTTTGGATATTTTATCTGAACAGAGTAAATCAGCAAAGGAAGATAAAAAAGTAGTTGTGGATAGCTTACATTATATTAAAGAAAGTGGCTACAAAATATTAGAATATATTCAGAGTGGAAACCTTACTGATTTTGGATTAGCACTTGATAAACATTGGGAAACCAAGAAGAAACTTTCTAACAAAATAACTAATCCACGCTTTGATGAATTATATGACTTAGCTAAAGAAAATGGTGCCTTAGGTGGGAAAATATCGGGTGCTGGTGGAGGGGGATTTTTCCTCTTCTATACCGAAACAAAACATACGCAATTGAGAAATGCCCTTACAAAAGCTGGACTCCGTGAGATGCGATACAAATTTGCATTTGAGGGAACTAAGGTGCTGGTCAACTTTATGAATGATTGA